One Peribacillus simplex NBRC 15720 = DSM 1321 genomic region harbors:
- a CDS encoding DHA2 family efflux MFS transporter permease subunit, with translation MDITEGNKKVLLIVLIAGCFLSTLNQTLLNVALSGLMDVFHVTAATVQWLSTGFMLVNGVLVPITAFLMKRYTTRQLFISSMFFLFIGSVLCACAMNFGMLLTGRMIQAIGAGIIMPLMMTVILYLYPSEKRGSVMGTIGFAMIFAPAIAPTLSGFIIEYISWRWLFIGLTPFILIVIVLAFKYLMNVAETTKAKLDITSVILSTIGFGCILFGFSSAGSKGWDNLVVLTTIIAGIIVTTLFCIRQMKSNDPLLNLSVFKYKIFTLTSFINVLITMIMYADLILLPIYLQNGRGFTAFEAGLLLLPGAVINAFLSPITGKMYDKYGAKPLFITGLLFIIVSMWGVIDINESTTYIYLMVRTIILRIGLSFITMPLNTAGLNALPRELGSHGSAVNNTIRQLSGAIGTAVVITVYTMQATLHASELSMQNANISAIQLEALASIFGSSDAYVFMLILSFVALIFTCFMPKKAAIKKNESESHI, from the coding sequence ATGGACATAACAGAAGGAAATAAAAAAGTTTTATTAATTGTATTGATTGCTGGCTGTTTTTTATCAACATTAAATCAGACTTTATTAAATGTTGCATTGAGTGGATTAATGGACGTATTTCATGTAACGGCTGCAACTGTACAATGGTTATCAACAGGCTTTATGCTAGTAAACGGTGTTTTAGTGCCGATTACGGCTTTTTTAATGAAACGGTATACAACAAGGCAGCTATTTATTAGCTCGATGTTCTTTTTGTTCATTGGATCTGTACTTTGTGCATGTGCGATGAATTTTGGCATGCTGTTAACGGGAAGAATGATTCAAGCAATTGGTGCCGGGATTATTATGCCTCTAATGATGACAGTTATTTTGTATTTATATCCTAGCGAAAAGCGTGGAAGTGTTATGGGGACAATTGGATTTGCGATGATTTTTGCTCCAGCCATCGCTCCTACATTATCTGGTTTTATCATTGAGTATATTTCATGGAGATGGCTATTTATTGGGTTAACCCCTTTTATATTAATCGTCATTGTTCTAGCATTCAAATATTTAATGAATGTTGCAGAGACAACAAAAGCAAAGTTAGATATCACAAGTGTCATTTTATCAACGATTGGTTTTGGCTGTATTTTATTTGGATTTAGTAGCGCAGGAAGCAAAGGATGGGATAATCTCGTTGTCCTTACTACAATTATCGCCGGAATAATAGTGACGACTCTATTCTGTATACGTCAAATGAAATCCAATGATCCATTATTAAATTTATCCGTATTTAAGTATAAAATTTTCACTCTCACATCATTCATCAATGTACTAATTACAATGATTATGTATGCCGATTTAATACTTTTACCAATTTACTTGCAGAATGGACGAGGTTTTACAGCATTTGAAGCAGGTTTACTGTTATTACCTGGAGCTGTCATTAATGCCTTCTTATCCCCCATCACAGGTAAAATGTATGATAAATACGGTGCTAAACCACTCTTTATTACAGGTTTACTATTTATCATTGTTTCGATGTGGGGAGTCATTGATATAAACGAATCCACAACCTATATCTATTTAATGGTTCGTACCATTATTTTACGAATTGGATTAAGCTTTATTACCATGCCTTTAAATACTGCTGGGTTAAATGCTTTACCAAGAGAATTGGGTTCCCATGGTTCAGCCGTTAATAATACCATTCGCCAATTGTCAGGTGCTATTGGCACAGCAGTCGTCATCACAGTGTATACAATGCAAGCAACTTTACATGCCTCAGAGCTATCAATGCAAAATGCAAACATTTCAGCTATACAACTAGAGGCATTAGCTTCTATCTTTGGCTCAAGTGATGCCTATGTTTTTATGTTAATCTTATCTTTTGTGGCGTTAATTTTTACATGCTTCATGCCTAAAAAAGCCGCAATCAAAAAAAACGAAAGTGAATCACATATTTAA
- the rpsI gene encoding 30S ribosomal protein S9 translates to MAQVQYYGTGRRKSSVARVRLVPGEGRIVINGRDINEYIPFAALREVVNQPLVATETTGNYDVLVNVSGGGYTGQAGAIRHGIARALLQVDPEYRPSLKTAGLLTRDPRMKERKKYGLKGARRAPQFSKR, encoded by the coding sequence TTGGCACAAGTTCAATATTATGGTACTGGTCGCCGTAAGAGCTCAGTAGCTCGTGTACGTTTAGTACCAGGCGAAGGTCGCATCGTTATTAACGGTCGTGACATCAATGAATATATTCCTTTCGCAGCATTACGTGAAGTTGTTAACCAACCACTAGTTGCAACAGAAACTACTGGAAATTACGACGTTCTAGTAAACGTTAGCGGTGGTGGATACACTGGTCAAGCTGGAGCAATCCGTCACGGTATCGCTCGTGCATTGCTTCAAGTTGATCCAGAATACCGTCCATCTCTTAAAACTGCTGGTTTACTTACTCGTGACCCACGTATGAAAGAACGTAAAAAATACGGTCTTAAAGGCGCACGTCGTGCACCTCAGTTCTCAAAACGTTAA
- the rplM gene encoding 50S ribosomal protein L13, producing the protein MRTTFMAKANEVERKWYVIDAEGKTLGRLSTEVASILRGKHKPTFTPNIDTGDHVILINVEKIHLTGKKLTDKIYYRHTMHPGGLKTRTALEMRTNYPERMLELAIKGMLPKNSLGRQIYKKLHVYAGAEHPHAAQQPEVYELRG; encoded by the coding sequence ATGCGTACGACATTTATGGCGAAAGCTAATGAAGTAGAACGTAAATGGTATGTGATTGACGCTGAAGGCAAAACTTTGGGTCGCCTTTCTACTGAAGTAGCATCCATTCTACGTGGTAAACATAAACCAACTTTTACACCGAACATTGACACTGGTGATCATGTAATTCTTATCAATGTTGAAAAAATCCATTTGACTGGTAAAAAATTGACTGACAAAATTTATTACCGTCACACTATGCATCCAGGCGGTCTTAAAACTAGAACTGCTCTTGAAATGCGTACAAACTACCCTGAGAGAATGCTTGAACTTGCTATCAAAGGTATGCTTCCAAAGAATTCTCTTGGTCGTCAAATCTACAAAAAATTACACGTATACGCTGGAGCTGAGCACCCACACGCTGCTCAACAACCAGAAGTATACGAATTACGCGGATAA
- the truA gene encoding tRNA pseudouridine(38-40) synthase TruA, whose translation MPKYKCVIAYDGKDFAGYQVQPEKRTIQSEFEAVLAQMHKGTIIKVTASGRTDSGVHAKGQVLHFESPLTFPTENWVKAFSALLPTDIIVLEVEIVPDDFHARFHTTGKEYRYIIARSKLRDPFQRNYAYHYPYPLDGEAMREAISYLLGTHDFTSFCSAKTEVVDKVRTIQEMDFEESDGFMVFRFVGEGFLYNMVRILVGTLLDVGSGKMSPRDMIGILEKKDRSYAGKTAPAQGLYLWKVFYK comes from the coding sequence ATGCCAAAATATAAATGTGTGATCGCTTATGACGGCAAGGATTTTGCTGGTTATCAGGTGCAGCCTGAGAAACGCACCATACAAAGTGAATTCGAGGCAGTCTTGGCCCAAATGCATAAAGGCACAATTATAAAAGTGACTGCTTCAGGCAGGACAGATTCAGGGGTCCATGCAAAGGGGCAGGTACTTCATTTTGAATCGCCCCTTACATTTCCTACGGAAAATTGGGTAAAGGCGTTCAGCGCCCTCCTTCCGACCGATATCATCGTTCTGGAAGTTGAAATCGTACCTGACGATTTTCATGCGAGGTTCCATACGACTGGGAAAGAGTACCGTTATATCATAGCCCGCTCGAAACTACGGGATCCGTTCCAACGAAATTACGCCTATCATTATCCCTACCCATTAGATGGGGAGGCGATGAGGGAAGCAATCTCCTATTTGTTAGGGACACATGACTTTACAAGTTTTTGTTCGGCAAAAACGGAAGTGGTCGATAAAGTTCGAACGATACAAGAAATGGATTTTGAAGAGAGCGATGGTTTCATGGTTTTCCGCTTCGTTGGCGAAGGTTTTTTGTATAATATGGTGCGTATCTTGGTTGGGACGCTCCTGGATGTCGGCAGCGGCAAGATGTCACCCCGGGATATGATCGGGATATTGGAAAAAAAGGACCGCAGTTATGCAGGAAAAACAGCACCAGCCCAAGGCTTGTATTTATGGAAAGTATTTTACAAATAA